Proteins encoded within one genomic window of Thermus albus:
- a CDS encoding pyridoxal phosphate-dependent aminotransferase, translating into MRAFKAHLLGLAPYPYNKVEAPVKLDQNESPFDLPLPLKEEALRRLARLPWNRYPEIHAEGLRRRLASLLDWPQEGIVLAPGSNLLILALAVAAEEVLDLSPSFPHYAHAARMAGTPYRAVALGEGFSLDLEGALAAFRGGVFFLPNPHAPTGTLFAEEGLRVLAERAKEVGGLLVVDEAYREFAGTDFSHLGRGNPHVALLRTFSKAFSLGGIRAGYLLAAPEVAQVVREVLPPFVLPAHTGAILEVVLENLGYVQEVVETVRSERERVYGRLLSHPTWRPHRSHTNFLLVRTPDAAEAFGHLLAQGILVRRQDHYPGLSGCIRVTVGLKEEMDAFLKAAFEVAYA; encoded by the coding sequence TGGGCCTGGCGCCGTACCCTTACAACAAGGTGGAGGCCCCGGTGAAGCTAGACCAGAACGAAAGCCCCTTTGACCTGCCCCTTCCCTTGAAGGAGGAGGCCCTAAGGCGCCTGGCCCGGCTTCCCTGGAACCGCTATCCCGAGATCCATGCTGAGGGTTTGCGAAGGAGGCTAGCCAGCCTCCTGGACTGGCCCCAGGAGGGAATCGTGCTGGCTCCTGGGTCCAACCTCCTCATCCTGGCCCTGGCGGTGGCGGCGGAGGAGGTCTTAGACCTAAGCCCCTCCTTTCCCCACTACGCCCATGCGGCCCGGATGGCGGGAACCCCATACCGGGCGGTGGCCTTGGGGGAAGGGTTTTCCCTGGACCTGGAAGGGGCCTTGGCCGCTTTCCGGGGAGGGGTTTTCTTCCTGCCCAACCCCCATGCCCCCACCGGGACCTTGTTTGCTGAGGAGGGCCTAAGGGTCTTGGCGGAAAGGGCCAAGGAGGTGGGGGGTCTACTGGTGGTGGACGAGGCCTACCGGGAGTTCGCCGGTACCGACTTCAGCCACCTAGGCCGGGGAAACCCCCATGTGGCCCTCCTGCGCACCTTCTCCAAGGCCTTTTCCCTGGGGGGCATCCGGGCGGGATACCTGCTTGCGGCCCCGGAGGTGGCCCAGGTGGTGCGGGAGGTGCTTCCTCCCTTCGTCCTACCCGCCCATACCGGGGCGATCCTGGAAGTGGTTCTGGAGAACCTGGGGTATGTCCAGGAAGTGGTGGAAACGGTGCGCTCTGAGCGGGAGAGGGTGTATGGGAGGCTTCTTTCCCATCCCACCTGGCGGCCCCATAGGAGCCACACCAACTTCCTCCTGGTGCGCACCCCGGATGCCGCGGAGGCGTTTGGCCACCTGCTTGCCCAGGGGATCCTGGTGCGCCGGCAGGACCACTACCCCGGCCTTTCGGGCTGCATCCGGGTCACAGTGGGCCTCAAGGAGGAGATGGATGCCTTTTTGAAGGCGGCCTTTGAGGTGGCGTATGCGTGA
- the hisB gene encoding imidazoleglycerol-phosphate dehydratase HisB, which yields MREATVERATAETWVRVRLGLDGPPGGEMATGLPFLDHMLLQLQRHGRFLLEVKAQGDLEVDVHHLVEDVGITLGQALKEALGEGMGLERYAEAFAPMDETLVLCVVDLSGRPHLEYRPEEWPLVGEAGGVNHYHLREFLRGLVNHGRLTLHLRLFSGREVHHVLEASFKALARALHRATRITGEGLPSTKGVL from the coding sequence ATGCGTGAGGCTACGGTGGAGCGGGCCACGGCGGAAACCTGGGTGCGGGTGCGCCTGGGCTTGGATGGGCCCCCAGGGGGCGAGATGGCCACGGGCCTTCCCTTTCTGGACCACATGCTTCTGCAGCTTCAGCGGCATGGCCGCTTCCTCCTGGAGGTGAAGGCCCAGGGGGACCTGGAGGTGGACGTGCACCACCTGGTGGAGGATGTGGGCATCACCCTGGGCCAGGCCCTGAAGGAGGCCCTGGGAGAGGGGATGGGCCTAGAGCGCTACGCCGAGGCCTTCGCCCCCATGGACGAGACCCTGGTGCTTTGCGTGGTGGACCTTTCGGGTAGGCCCCACCTGGAGTACCGCCCCGAGGAATGGCCCCTGGTGGGGGAGGCGGGGGGCGTGAACCACTACCACCTGCGGGAGTTCCTGCGGGGGCTGGTGAACCACGGCCGCCTTACCCTGCACCTGAGGCTCTTTTCCGGCAGGGAGGTGCACCACGTGCTGGAGGCCAGTTTCAAGGCCCTGGCCCGGGCCCTTCACCGGGCGACCCGGATCACGGGGGAGGGGCTTCCCAGCACCAAGGGGGTCCTGTAG
- the hisH gene encoding imidazole glycerol phosphate synthase subunit HisH translates to MKALLIDYGSGNLRSAAKALEVAGFQVAVSSDPRAHLEASLLVLPGQGHFGQVMQAFRNSGFVDRVLAHLERGLPFLGICVGMQVLYKESEEAPGVRGLGLVEGVVRRFPRGRVPQMGWNRVGFAGAFQELSGRHFYFANSYYGPLTPHALGQGEYEGTPFTALLAKDNLLAPQFHPEKSGRAGLAFLSLAHRYFQVL, encoded by the coding sequence ATGAAGGCGCTCCTCATTGACTACGGCTCGGGGAATCTCCGGAGTGCGGCCAAGGCCCTGGAGGTGGCCGGCTTCCAGGTGGCCGTTTCCTCGGACCCCCGGGCCCACCTCGAGGCCAGCCTCCTGGTCCTTCCCGGCCAGGGGCATTTCGGCCAGGTCATGCAGGCCTTCCGAAACAGCGGCTTTGTGGACAGGGTCTTGGCCCACCTGGAAAGGGGCCTTCCCTTCCTGGGCATCTGCGTGGGCATGCAGGTCCTGTACAAGGAAAGCGAGGAGGCCCCCGGGGTTAGGGGTTTGGGCCTGGTGGAAGGGGTGGTGAGGCGCTTTCCCCGGGGTCGGGTACCCCAGATGGGCTGGAACCGGGTGGGCTTTGCCGGGGCCTTCCAGGAGCTTTCGGGGCGCCACTTTTACTTCGCCAACTCCTACTATGGCCCCCTCACTCCCCATGCCTTGGGCCAGGGGGAGTATGAGGGTACGCCCTTCACCGCCCTCCTGGCCAAGGACAACCTCCTTGCCCCCCAGTTTCACCCGGAAAAAAGCGGGAGGGCAGGGCTGGCCTTCCTGTCCTTAGCCCACCGCTACTTCCAGGTCCTCTAG
- a CDS encoding carbohydrate kinase family protein, whose amino-acid sequence MRFFVVGDVSVDLLFFVERIPEPGEEVPSRRALMKPGGAGATLAVQLASLGHRVYLAGRVGQDPFAELALSRVREAGVDLRHLQEDPDHTTSSVLILLVPGGERAMVSAEGASRYLDPSLFKPRFLDQADAVALSAYALVGGPSRSYAVEVLEAARKREMPIFADLGTGAVRVAGKELLRYLRGVSWLLMNQTELLALTQASSLSEGVARLREEGFHHLAIKVGALGSIVVTPEGEELIEPFPVEDIVDSTGAGDAYTAAFAHAILSGKSPLEAGRLANLAGALAATAIGAQGRLIRLEDLEVAVG is encoded by the coding sequence ATGCGGTTTTTCGTGGTGGGCGACGTTTCCGTGGACCTGCTCTTCTTCGTAGAGCGCATACCGGAGCCGGGGGAGGAGGTTCCTTCCCGCCGCGCCCTGATGAAACCAGGAGGCGCTGGAGCCACCCTGGCGGTGCAGCTGGCCAGCCTGGGCCACCGGGTCTACCTGGCGGGCCGGGTGGGGCAGGACCCCTTCGCGGAGCTGGCCCTTTCCCGGGTGCGGGAGGCAGGGGTGGACCTCAGGCACCTTCAGGAGGACCCCGACCACACCACCAGCTCGGTGCTGATCCTTTTGGTGCCAGGAGGGGAAAGGGCCATGGTGAGCGCCGAGGGGGCAAGCCGTTACCTGGATCCCTCCCTCTTCAAGCCCCGTTTCCTAGACCAAGCGGACGCCGTGGCCCTCTCCGCCTACGCCCTGGTGGGAGGGCCCAGCCGCAGCTATGCGGTGGAGGTCCTCGAGGCCGCCCGCAAGCGGGAGATGCCCATCTTCGCCGATTTGGGGACGGGGGCGGTGCGGGTAGCGGGCAAGGAGCTTTTGCGTTACCTCCGGGGGGTAAGCTGGCTCCTCATGAACCAGACGGAGCTTCTGGCCCTGACCCAGGCTTCCTCCCTTTCCGAGGGGGTAGCCCGCCTGCGGGAAGAGGGTTTCCACCATCTGGCCATCAAGGTGGGGGCCCTGGGGTCCATCGTGGTCACCCCGGAAGGGGAGGAGCTCATTGAGCCCTTTCCCGTGGAGGATATCGTGGACTCCACAGGGGCCGGGGATGCCTACACCGCCGCCTTCGCCCACGCCATTCTGAGCGGAAAGAGCCCCTTGGAGGCGGGCAGGCTGGCCAACCTGGCCGGGGCCCTGGCCGCCACCGCCATCGGGGCCCAGGGCAGGCTCATCCGCCTAGAGGACCTGGAAGTAGCGGTGGGCTAA
- a CDS encoding phenylacetate--CoA ligase family protein, translating into MERNARLKEVVRAAKEHPVYREKLRGIHPEEVTLDNLGELPPTTREEWVAYLKENPRPPTGASLMHLTPSPFMGWMPEYLSQEDLRYQTEALAEHYRRLGLTGKKVLVAFSYHVYAGGWLFHQALWRAGNLVFPHGPGEASRIAEIGQAYGFDVLVTNPSFALKVGQAGGRFALLLAGGEPFTSVPGFREKVEALLGCTALDAYGTSELGIVAGEQLAKDGLWEIPEMAVLEVLDPETLKPVPDGEKGELVVTALSRTLMPMVRFRTGDLAIAERREGLTVLPRGVFGRTDQMVKVKGVKFYPTELAPILGGFGLDPRGYQVVVERKLEGTDKLVLRLKAEKVPAGLLEAITKATGLKVDEVELVGELEGGLVVDRRF; encoded by the coding sequence ATGGAACGGAACGCTCGGCTCAAAGAGGTGGTGCGCGCGGCCAAGGAACACCCCGTCTACCGGGAGAAGCTTAGGGGAATCCACCCGGAGGAGGTCACCCTGGACAACCTGGGGGAGCTTCCTCCCACCACCCGGGAGGAATGGGTGGCCTACCTTAAGGAAAACCCCAGGCCGCCCACAGGGGCCAGCCTCATGCACCTGACCCCGAGCCCTTTCATGGGCTGGATGCCGGAGTACCTCTCCCAGGAGGACCTCCGTTACCAGACCGAGGCCCTGGCGGAACACTACCGGCGGCTTGGCCTCACGGGGAAAAAGGTGCTGGTGGCCTTCAGCTACCACGTGTATGCCGGGGGGTGGCTCTTCCACCAAGCCCTTTGGCGGGCGGGGAACCTGGTCTTCCCCCATGGGCCCGGGGAGGCCAGCCGCATCGCCGAGATCGGCCAGGCCTACGGCTTTGACGTGCTGGTCACCAACCCCTCCTTCGCCCTCAAGGTGGGCCAGGCGGGGGGGCGGTTCGCCCTCCTTCTGGCAGGGGGCGAGCCCTTCACCTCCGTCCCCGGTTTCCGAGAAAAGGTGGAGGCCCTTTTGGGGTGCACCGCCCTGGATGCCTATGGCACCAGCGAGCTGGGGATCGTGGCCGGGGAGCAGCTCGCCAAGGATGGCCTTTGGGAGATCCCCGAGATGGCCGTGCTGGAAGTTCTGGACCCGGAAACCCTAAAGCCCGTTCCTGACGGGGAAAAGGGGGAGCTGGTGGTCACCGCCCTAAGCCGCACCCTCATGCCCATGGTGCGCTTCCGCACCGGGGACTTGGCCATCGCCGAGAGGCGGGAAGGGCTCACCGTCCTACCCCGGGGGGTCTTTGGCCGCACCGACCAGATGGTGAAGGTGAAAGGGGTAAAGTTCTACCCCACGGAGCTGGCCCCCATCCTGGGCGGGTTCGGCCTGGACCCCAGGGGCTACCAGGTGGTGGTGGAACGAAAGCTGGAGGGCACGGACAAGCTGGTCCTTCGGCTTAAGGCGGAGAAGGTGCCCGCCGGGCTTCTGGAGGCCATCACCAAGGCCACGGGCCTAAAGGTGGACGAGGTGGAGCTGGTGGGGGAGCTGGAAGGAGGCCTGGTGGTGGATCGGCGCTTCTAA
- a CDS encoding 5-(carboxyamino)imidazole ribonucleotide synthase yields the protein MRIGILGGGQLGRMLALAGYPLGLSFRFLDPSPEACAGQVGELVVGDYLDEKALRRFAEGLDLVTYEFENVPVEAARFLAKRLPVFPPPKALEVAQDRLAEKAFMQGLGVPTPPFHPVDSLEELEEGLRALGFPALLKTRQGGYDGKGQVRIGSWEEAPKAFQALGGRGLVLEGHIPFDRELSILGVRSRTGELAFYPLVENRHQEGILRLSLAPAPGTSQALQEKAETYAKKAMEALGYVGVLALELFQVEGELLFNEMAPRVHNSGHWTIEGAETGQFENHLRALLGLPLGSTAPRGHSAMANLIGHKPDFAQVLAFAGAHLHWYGKAVRPGRKVGHITLRRDTWEGLAQDLPHLLTLAQAPEPV from the coding sequence ATGAGGATAGGCATCCTGGGCGGGGGACAGCTGGGCCGGATGCTGGCCCTGGCCGGCTATCCCTTGGGCCTTTCCTTCCGCTTCCTGGACCCCTCCCCTGAGGCCTGCGCCGGGCAGGTGGGGGAACTCGTGGTGGGTGACTACCTGGACGAAAAGGCCCTTCGCCGCTTCGCCGAGGGGCTGGACCTGGTCACCTACGAGTTTGAGAACGTCCCCGTGGAGGCGGCCCGCTTCTTGGCAAAGAGGCTTCCCGTATTCCCTCCCCCCAAGGCCCTGGAGGTGGCCCAGGACCGCCTGGCGGAAAAGGCCTTTATGCAAGGCCTGGGGGTACCCACCCCTCCCTTCCACCCGGTGGATAGCCTCGAGGAGCTGGAGGAGGGCCTGAGGGCCCTGGGCTTTCCCGCCCTCCTCAAGACCCGCCAGGGCGGGTACGACGGCAAAGGACAGGTGCGGATCGGCTCTTGGGAGGAGGCGCCCAAGGCCTTCCAGGCCCTGGGGGGAAGGGGATTGGTCCTCGAGGGGCATATCCCCTTTGACCGGGAGCTCTCCATCCTGGGAGTGCGGAGCCGCACCGGAGAGCTGGCCTTCTACCCCCTGGTGGAGAACCGCCACCAGGAGGGCATCCTGCGCCTCTCCCTGGCCCCGGCTCCCGGGACCTCCCAAGCCCTCCAGGAAAAGGCCGAGACCTACGCCAAGAAGGCCATGGAGGCCCTGGGGTACGTGGGGGTTCTGGCCCTGGAGCTTTTCCAGGTGGAAGGGGAGCTCCTCTTCAATGAGATGGCCCCCCGGGTCCACAACTCCGGCCACTGGACCATAGAGGGCGCCGAGACCGGCCAGTTTGAAAACCACCTCCGGGCCCTTTTGGGCCTCCCCTTGGGGAGCACGGCCCCAAGGGGCCATAGCGCCATGGCCAACCTCATTGGCCACAAACCCGACTTCGCCCAGGTCCTCGCCTTTGCTGGAGCCCACCTCCACTGGTACGGCAAGGCGGTGCGCCCAGGGCGGAAGGTGGGGCATATCACCTTGCGGCGGGACACTTGGGAAGGCCTAGCCCAGGACCTTCCCCATCTCCTCACCCTGGCCCAGGCTCCTGAGCCGGTATAA
- the purE gene encoding 5-(carboxyamino)imidazole ribonucleotide mutase produces MRPLVGVIMGSKSDWETLRHAAETLEALGVPYEVRVVSAHRTPDLMAEYAKTAKERGLLVIIAGAGGAAHLPGMTAAHTPLPVLGVPVESKALKGLDSLLSMVQMPAGVPVGTLAIGKAGAVNAALLAASIVGLSHPQVMERLEAYRKAQTEAVLAHPDPREEG; encoded by the coding sequence ATGCGGCCTTTGGTGGGCGTTATCATGGGTTCTAAGTCCGACTGGGAAACCCTGCGCCATGCGGCGGAGACCCTCGAGGCCCTAGGGGTTCCCTATGAGGTGCGGGTGGTCTCCGCCCACCGCACCCCGGACCTCATGGCGGAGTACGCCAAAACCGCCAAGGAGCGGGGGCTTTTGGTGATCATCGCTGGAGCGGGTGGGGCGGCCCACCTCCCGGGGATGACCGCCGCCCACACCCCCCTGCCCGTGCTGGGGGTACCGGTGGAGAGCAAGGCCTTAAAGGGCCTGGACTCCCTCCTCTCCATGGTGCAGATGCCGGCGGGCGTCCCCGTGGGCACCCTGGCCATCGGCAAGGCGGGGGCGGTGAACGCGGCCCTGCTTGCCGCCAGCATCGTGGGGCTTTCCCACCCCCAGGTGATGGAGCGCCTCGAGGCCTACCGGAAGGCCCAGACCGAAGCCGTCTTGGCCCACCCCGACCCCCGGGAGGAAGGATGA